The Treponema medium genome has a window encoding:
- a CDS encoding DUF86 domain-containing protein, with product MFHNERDKSYIYDILKYSQEVIDILKDETHNSFVNNRIKRLAVERLIQIIGEAANHLSKDFMKENQDIPWTKIIGLRNKIVHDYGEILTDRIWLIASESIPELMYQIKSKNFI from the coding sequence ATGTTTCATAATGAGCGTGATAAAAGTTACATTTACGATATATTAAAGTATTCACAAGAAGTGATTGATATTTTAAAAGACGAAACTCATAACAGTTTTGTAAATAATCGTATAAAAAGATTAGCAGTTGAAAGATTGATACAAATAATCGGAGAAGCCGCAAATCATCTTTCCAAAGATTTTATGAAAGAGAACCAAGATATTCCTTGGACAAAAATTATTGGATTAAGAAACAAAATTGTTCATGATTATGGGGAAATCTTAACAGATCGAATCTGGCTTATTGCGTCGGAATCAATTCCTGAGTTAATGTATCAAATAAAATCAAAAAATTTTATCTAA
- a CDS encoding nucleotidyltransferase family protein produces MTAFEKLSNNGIYLTHKNLEYIISKYNIKEISVFGSSIRNDFTNESDVDFLIEFRNSEKISLFDILDIQDYLQNITKRNVDIVEPGALVNPYRREAIMNSREPLYVS; encoded by the coding sequence ATGACAGCCTTTGAAAAACTTTCAAACAATGGCATCTATTTGACTCATAAAAATTTGGAATATATAATTTCTAAGTATAATATTAAAGAAATATCTGTATTTGGCTCTTCAATACGAAATGATTTTACAAATGAAAGCGATGTCGATTTCCTTATAGAGTTTAGAAATTCTGAGAAAATATCACTTTTTGATATACTGGATATACAAGACTATCTTCAAAATATTACAAAAAGGAATGTTGATATAGTGGAACCTGGCGCTTTAGTAAATCCATATAGAAGAGAAGCAATAATGAATTCTCGGGAGCCGCTCTATGTTTCATAA
- the tgt gene encoding tRNA guanosine(34) transglycosylase Tgt — MRERKNIYTLLHQDAGSSARTGVIRLPHGTVQTPAFMPVGTAATVKGITKDDLHEIGFEIILANTYHLFLRPGMDVIKQAGGLHGFSGWNKNFLTDSGGFQVFSLSQLRKIKEEGVTFQSHIDGSRQFLSPEIAVQVQAAFNSDIQMQLDICSPYGISKKETEKALTLTTAWMHRAVREWDQTEGYEGSLFPIIQGGFFEDLRIRSIESIMECDPHGIAIGGLSVGEPEDVYKEFLAFTAAHVPKQKPLYVMGIGTPDYILEAVKNGVDIFDCVLPSRNARNGNLFTRIGPISIKKKEYEYDFGPIDPSCSCKVCRNYSRAYLRHLFRCKEILYSMLATYHNLAFLHRMVAEIRESITEDRFSEYYRRFLKDYYGRA, encoded by the coding sequence ATGAGAGAACGGAAAAATATCTATACGCTTTTACATCAGGATGCGGGGTCATCTGCCCGCACGGGAGTAATACGCCTGCCTCACGGTACGGTGCAAACCCCCGCTTTTATGCCGGTGGGAACGGCCGCGACGGTAAAAGGCATCACCAAGGATGATTTACATGAAATAGGTTTTGAAATCATCTTAGCGAATACCTACCACCTCTTTTTGCGTCCGGGTATGGACGTTATCAAGCAGGCGGGCGGGCTGCACGGGTTTTCCGGCTGGAATAAAAACTTTTTGACGGATTCGGGCGGATTTCAGGTATTTTCGCTGTCTCAGTTGCGAAAAATTAAGGAAGAAGGCGTAACATTTCAGAGCCATATCGACGGCAGCAGGCAGTTTTTAAGCCCCGAAATCGCGGTGCAGGTGCAGGCCGCCTTTAATAGCGACATTCAAATGCAGCTCGATATCTGTTCCCCCTACGGCATTTCCAAAAAGGAAACCGAAAAAGCGCTGACGCTCACAACCGCGTGGATGCATCGGGCGGTGCGGGAATGGGATCAAACGGAAGGGTACGAAGGAAGCCTTTTCCCGATTATACAAGGCGGCTTTTTTGAAGATCTCCGTATCAGAAGTATCGAATCGATTATGGAATGCGATCCGCACGGTATCGCAATCGGCGGTCTTTCCGTCGGCGAGCCTGAGGATGTATACAAGGAATTTTTAGCCTTTACCGCCGCGCATGTTCCCAAACAAAAACCGCTCTATGTGATGGGCATTGGCACCCCCGATTATATTTTAGAGGCGGTAAAGAACGGCGTCGATATTTTTGACTGCGTACTCCCGTCACGGAATGCGCGGAACGGAAACTTGTTTACCCGTATCGGTCCCATCTCAATTAAAAAGAAAGAATATGAATACGATTTCGGCCCAATCGATCCGAGCTGCTCCTGCAAGGTATGCCGGAATTACAGCCGTGCGTATCTGCGGCACTTGTTCCGCTGCAAGGAGATTCTGTATTCAATGCTTGCAACCTACCACAACTTAGCATTCCTCCATCGAATGGTTGCCGAAATCAGGGAGTCAATTACCGAAGATCGCTTTTCGGAATACTACCGCCGCTTCCTGAAAGATTATTATGGACGGGCTTAG